One part of the Nymphaea colorata isolate Beijing-Zhang1983 chromosome 8, ASM883128v2, whole genome shotgun sequence genome encodes these proteins:
- the LOC116258760 gene encoding ribonuclease E/G-like protein, chloroplastic isoform X3, whose product MSPCEDQPCLWMMEIEVPCGLNLRYSYFTKEAKSNFSDVVWKPGPEFSLSVPQHCSATHGKIMVNDSWMEARSDRFPALMWGSWLRELDDIQLPTELDQSLLPSTGSWSILESLKFDGEEWHACSDYIPDLNKAYTTDNEGSGDSIHSERRLDKYSFVDGLFVEEPWFIQLPAVFRDLVGDKVTDQVSGECDLLEFPDDGVAGNTEKEAVRKESKPTQIVQFVNTVILINSSICTMQRVAILEDEKLVELLLEPVKNNVQCGSVYLGVVTKLVPHMGGAFVDIGTSRPSLMEIKLSREPYVYPPFRCTDKGTEDDFSEMELQHGSLLHEDPEEQEDEEDELETSDSLKWKRIAGTDTWTGGSLGEPELEDCFGGNVQHVETELASELPVLASHNCDEVTQSHHAAPAKVMNPLNDNFASNKWRNVQKGTKVIVQVIKEELGTKGPALSAYPNLRSRFWVLSTRCARIGVSKKISGLERTRLKLIAKTLQPPGFGLTVRTVAAGHSLEELQKDLEGLLSTWKDIVEHAQAAVLAADEGVDGAVPVILHRAIGQTLSVVQDYFNEKVSSMVVDSPRTYHEVASYLQEVAPDLCGRVELYTKKVPIFDEYGIEEEINNILSKRVPLPNGGSLVIEQTEALVSIDVNGGHGMLGHGTSQQQAILDVNLVAARQIARELRLRDIGGIIVVDFIDMLDESNKRLVYEEIKKAVERDRSLVKISELSRHGLMEITRKRVRPSVTFMISEPCSCCHGTGRVEALETLFSKIEHEISRLLATMTEKPNTENAKSWPKFVLRVDRYMCNYLTSGKKTKLGVLSSSLKVWILLKVARGFGRGEFEVKAFADGKVNDEHEPATISRLHSTAPRSYMPNTKLTLFPVKKLKGQRR is encoded by the exons ATGTCTCCTTGTGAAGATCAACCCTGCTTGTGGATGATGGAAATAGAG GTTCCTTGTGGTCTAAACTTGAGATACAGTTATTTCACCAAAGAAGCAAAATCCAACTTTTCTGATGTTGTTTGGAAACCAGGACCTGAGTTTTCCTTGTCTGTACCGCAACACTGCAGTGCCACACATGGCAAGATCATGGTTAATGACTCTTGGATGGAAGCTAGAAGTGACAGGTTTCCAGCTCTTATGTGGGGATCATGGCTCAGGGAACTCGATGATATTCAGTTGCCCACAGAATTGGATCAATCTCTTTTGCCAAGTACAG GTAGTTGGAGCATTTTGGAAAGTCTTAAGTTTGATGGTGAAGAATGGCATGCATGTTCAGATTATATTCCTGATTTGAACAAGGCATACACCACTGATAATGAAGGGTCAGGTGACAGTATTCATTCAGAAAGAAGGTTGGATAAATATTCTTTTGTGGATGGTCTGTTTGTTGAGGAGCCATGGTTCATTCAGCTCCCTGCTGTGTTTCGTGATTTAGTGGGTGATAAAGTAACTGATCAAGTCTCTGGAGAATGTGACCTCCTTGAGTTTCCTGATGATGGAGTGGCTGGCAATACAGAAAAAGAGGCAGTTAGAAAAGAAAGTAAACCAACTCAGATTGTGCAGTTTGTCAATACTGTTATATTGATCAATTCTTCCATTTGTACTATGCAAAGAGTAGCCATTTTAGAAGATGAAAAACTGGTTGAATTGTTACTAGAACCAGTAAAAAATAATGTACAGTGTGGTAGTGTTTATCTTGGTGTGGTTACAAAACTTGTTCCCCATATGGGTGGTGCTTTTGTGGATATTGGTACTTCCCGACCTTCACTTATGGAAATAAAGCTAAGCAGGGAGCCATATGTCTACCCTCCATTCCGTTGTACAGATAAAGGGACTGAAG ATGATTTCTCAGAGATGGAGCTTCAGCATGGCTCTTTGCTGCATGAAGATCCTGAGGAgcaggaagatgaagaagatgagcTTGAGACTTCAGACTCCTTGAAGTGGAAAAGAATTGCAGGTACAGATACTTGGACTGGTGGATCCCTTGGCGAGCCTGAATTGGAAGACTGTTTTGGGGGGAATGTTCAGCATGTAGAGACTGAACTCGCTAGTGAACTTCCAGTTCTAGCATCACATAATTGTGATGAGGTTACACAGTCTCATCATGCTGCACCAGCTAAGgtaatgaatccattgaatgacAATTTTGCTTCTAATAAGTGGAGGAATGTTCAGAAAGGCACCAAAGTGATTGTGCAAGTTATCAAAGAGGAGCTTGGTACGAAAGGTCCTGCTCTATCTGCTTATCCAAACTTAAGAAGCAGATTCTGG GTGTTGAGCACTCGTTGTGCAAGAATTGGGGTTTCAAAGAAGATATCAGGACTTGAAAGGACACGGTTGAAACTCATTGCTAAAACACTGCAGCCTCCTGGTTTTGGATTAACTGTAAGAACTGTTGCAGCTGGACATTCATTGGAGGAATTGCAAAAGGACCTGGAGGGTTTGCTTTCTACATGGAAAGATATAGTTGAACATGCACAAGCTGCTGTTCTTGCTGCTGATGAGGGGGTTGATGGTGCAGTCCCTGTCATTTTACACAGAGCAATCGGTCAAACATTATCTGTTGTGCAAGATTATTTCAATGAGAAG GTCAGCAGCATGGTTGTTGATTCTCCCCGGACATATCATGAG GTTGCTAGTTATCTTCAAGAAGTTGCTCCAGATCTGTGCGGAAGAGTTGAGTTATATACCAAAAAAGTTCCTATATTTGATGAATATGGTATTGAAGAGGAGATCAACAATATCCTGAGTAAAAG GGTTCCACTTCCAAATGGAGGCTCGCTAGTCATTGAGCAAACTGAGGCCTTAGTTTCAATTGATGTGAATGGGGGCCACGGGATGCTTGGTCATGGGACATCACAACAACAAGCTATCCTTGATGTTAATCTTGTTGCAGCAAGGCAG ATTGCAAGGGAGTTACGTCTCAGGGATATTGGTGGCATTATTGTCGTTgattttattgatatgcttgaTGAAT CAAATAAAAGATTGGTATACGAGGAAATCAAGAAAGCTGTTGAGAGGGACCGGTCATTGGTGAAAATTTCTGAATTGTCTAGACATGGCCTAATggaaataacaagaaaaagg GTCCGTCCAAGTGTTACATTTATGATTAGTGAGCCATGCAGTTGCTGCCATGGTACTGGACGTGTTGAAGCCTTAGAAACattgttttccaaaattgaGCATGAAATATCCCGCTTACTT GCTACAATGACTGAGAAGCCCAATACTGAAAATGCAAAGTCGTGGCCTAAATTTGTTTTAAGAGTAGATCGCTACATGTGCAACTATTTGACCTCCGGAAAGAAGACTAAGCTTGGAGTCCTTAGCAGCTCTCTCAAAGTGTGGATTCTTCTAAAG GTTGCAAGAGGTTTTGGTCGGGGAGAATTTGAGGTCAAGGCATTTGCTGATGGTAAGGTCAATGATGAGCATGAGCCGGCAACTATTTCCAGGCTGCATTCAACCGCACCTCGTTCTTACATGCCAAATACAAAATTAACTCTGTTTCCAGTGAAGAAATTGAAGGGACAACGTAGATGA
- the LOC116258760 gene encoding ribonuclease E/G-like protein, chloroplastic isoform X1: MEVIEAFPPRFALGCIPRRASLWCWGRFSLPNSSSPYWYHRGPLQNFPKTSFCKETVQHYFRAPLTLARKGSDGAGYGLCKVLWSIEAYVSEGHLLYVSGDCLALGSWDPKLAIAMSPCEDQPCLWMMEIEVPCGLNLRYSYFTKEAKSNFSDVVWKPGPEFSLSVPQHCSATHGKIMVNDSWMEARSDRFPALMWGSWLRELDDIQLPTELDQSLLPSTGSWSILESLKFDGEEWHACSDYIPDLNKAYTTDNEGSGDSIHSERRLDKYSFVDGLFVEEPWFIQLPAVFRDLVGDKVTDQVSGECDLLEFPDDGVAGNTEKEAVRKESKPTQIVQFVNTVILINSSICTMQRVAILEDEKLVELLLEPVKNNVQCGSVYLGVVTKLVPHMGGAFVDIGTSRPSLMEIKLSREPYVYPPFRCTDKGTEDDFSEMELQHGSLLHEDPEEQEDEEDELETSDSLKWKRIAGTDTWTGGSLGEPELEDCFGGNVQHVETELASELPVLASHNCDEVTQSHHAAPAKVMNPLNDNFASNKWRNVQKGTKVIVQVIKEELGTKGPALSAYPNLRSRFWVLSTRCARIGVSKKISGLERTRLKLIAKTLQPPGFGLTVRTVAAGHSLEELQKDLEGLLSTWKDIVEHAQAAVLAADEGVDGAVPVILHRAIGQTLSVVQDYFNEKVSSMVVDSPRTYHEVASYLQEVAPDLCGRVELYTKKVPIFDEYGIEEEINNILSKRVPLPNGGSLVIEQTEALVSIDVNGGHGMLGHGTSQQQAILDVNLVAARQIARELRLRDIGGIIVVDFIDMLDESNKRLVYEEIKKAVERDRSLVKISELSRHGLMEITRKRVRPSVTFMISEPCSCCHGTGRVEALETLFSKIEHEISRLLATMTEKPNTENAKSWPKFVLRVDRYMCNYLTSGKKTKLGVLSSSLKVWILLKVARGFGRGEFEVKAFADGKVNDEHEPATISRLHSTAPRSYMPNTKLTLFPVKKLKGQRR, from the exons ATGGAGGTTATTGAAGCTTTCCCTCCCCGCTTTGCTCTGGGGTGCATCCCTCGGCGAGCGAGCCTTTGGTGCTGGGGGAGGTTTTCGTTGCCGAACTCCTCCTCTCC GTATTGGTACCATCGAGGACCCTTGCAGAATTTTCCTAAAACCTCTTTCTGTAAAGAGACTGTTCAGCATTATTTTAGGGCTCCCTTGACATTAGCACGAAAAG GTAGTGATGGTGCAGGGTATGGACTCTGTAAAGTACTATGGAGCATAGAGGCTTATGTATCTGAAGGCCATCTTTTGTATGTATCTGGTGATTGTTTAGCCTTAGGCAGCTGGGATCCGAAATTGGCTATTGCAATGTCTCCTTGTGAAGATCAACCCTGCTTGTGGATGATGGAAATAGAG GTTCCTTGTGGTCTAAACTTGAGATACAGTTATTTCACCAAAGAAGCAAAATCCAACTTTTCTGATGTTGTTTGGAAACCAGGACCTGAGTTTTCCTTGTCTGTACCGCAACACTGCAGTGCCACACATGGCAAGATCATGGTTAATGACTCTTGGATGGAAGCTAGAAGTGACAGGTTTCCAGCTCTTATGTGGGGATCATGGCTCAGGGAACTCGATGATATTCAGTTGCCCACAGAATTGGATCAATCTCTTTTGCCAAGTACAG GTAGTTGGAGCATTTTGGAAAGTCTTAAGTTTGATGGTGAAGAATGGCATGCATGTTCAGATTATATTCCTGATTTGAACAAGGCATACACCACTGATAATGAAGGGTCAGGTGACAGTATTCATTCAGAAAGAAGGTTGGATAAATATTCTTTTGTGGATGGTCTGTTTGTTGAGGAGCCATGGTTCATTCAGCTCCCTGCTGTGTTTCGTGATTTAGTGGGTGATAAAGTAACTGATCAAGTCTCTGGAGAATGTGACCTCCTTGAGTTTCCTGATGATGGAGTGGCTGGCAATACAGAAAAAGAGGCAGTTAGAAAAGAAAGTAAACCAACTCAGATTGTGCAGTTTGTCAATACTGTTATATTGATCAATTCTTCCATTTGTACTATGCAAAGAGTAGCCATTTTAGAAGATGAAAAACTGGTTGAATTGTTACTAGAACCAGTAAAAAATAATGTACAGTGTGGTAGTGTTTATCTTGGTGTGGTTACAAAACTTGTTCCCCATATGGGTGGTGCTTTTGTGGATATTGGTACTTCCCGACCTTCACTTATGGAAATAAAGCTAAGCAGGGAGCCATATGTCTACCCTCCATTCCGTTGTACAGATAAAGGGACTGAAG ATGATTTCTCAGAGATGGAGCTTCAGCATGGCTCTTTGCTGCATGAAGATCCTGAGGAgcaggaagatgaagaagatgagcTTGAGACTTCAGACTCCTTGAAGTGGAAAAGAATTGCAGGTACAGATACTTGGACTGGTGGATCCCTTGGCGAGCCTGAATTGGAAGACTGTTTTGGGGGGAATGTTCAGCATGTAGAGACTGAACTCGCTAGTGAACTTCCAGTTCTAGCATCACATAATTGTGATGAGGTTACACAGTCTCATCATGCTGCACCAGCTAAGgtaatgaatccattgaatgacAATTTTGCTTCTAATAAGTGGAGGAATGTTCAGAAAGGCACCAAAGTGATTGTGCAAGTTATCAAAGAGGAGCTTGGTACGAAAGGTCCTGCTCTATCTGCTTATCCAAACTTAAGAAGCAGATTCTGG GTGTTGAGCACTCGTTGTGCAAGAATTGGGGTTTCAAAGAAGATATCAGGACTTGAAAGGACACGGTTGAAACTCATTGCTAAAACACTGCAGCCTCCTGGTTTTGGATTAACTGTAAGAACTGTTGCAGCTGGACATTCATTGGAGGAATTGCAAAAGGACCTGGAGGGTTTGCTTTCTACATGGAAAGATATAGTTGAACATGCACAAGCTGCTGTTCTTGCTGCTGATGAGGGGGTTGATGGTGCAGTCCCTGTCATTTTACACAGAGCAATCGGTCAAACATTATCTGTTGTGCAAGATTATTTCAATGAGAAG GTCAGCAGCATGGTTGTTGATTCTCCCCGGACATATCATGAG GTTGCTAGTTATCTTCAAGAAGTTGCTCCAGATCTGTGCGGAAGAGTTGAGTTATATACCAAAAAAGTTCCTATATTTGATGAATATGGTATTGAAGAGGAGATCAACAATATCCTGAGTAAAAG GGTTCCACTTCCAAATGGAGGCTCGCTAGTCATTGAGCAAACTGAGGCCTTAGTTTCAATTGATGTGAATGGGGGCCACGGGATGCTTGGTCATGGGACATCACAACAACAAGCTATCCTTGATGTTAATCTTGTTGCAGCAAGGCAG ATTGCAAGGGAGTTACGTCTCAGGGATATTGGTGGCATTATTGTCGTTgattttattgatatgcttgaTGAAT CAAATAAAAGATTGGTATACGAGGAAATCAAGAAAGCTGTTGAGAGGGACCGGTCATTGGTGAAAATTTCTGAATTGTCTAGACATGGCCTAATggaaataacaagaaaaagg GTCCGTCCAAGTGTTACATTTATGATTAGTGAGCCATGCAGTTGCTGCCATGGTACTGGACGTGTTGAAGCCTTAGAAACattgttttccaaaattgaGCATGAAATATCCCGCTTACTT GCTACAATGACTGAGAAGCCCAATACTGAAAATGCAAAGTCGTGGCCTAAATTTGTTTTAAGAGTAGATCGCTACATGTGCAACTATTTGACCTCCGGAAAGAAGACTAAGCTTGGAGTCCTTAGCAGCTCTCTCAAAGTGTGGATTCTTCTAAAG GTTGCAAGAGGTTTTGGTCGGGGAGAATTTGAGGTCAAGGCATTTGCTGATGGTAAGGTCAATGATGAGCATGAGCCGGCAACTATTTCCAGGCTGCATTCAACCGCACCTCGTTCTTACATGCCAAATACAAAATTAACTCTGTTTCCAGTGAAGAAATTGAAGGGACAACGTAGATGA
- the LOC116258760 gene encoding ribonuclease E/G-like protein, chloroplastic isoform X2 produces the protein MEVIEAFPPRFALGCIPRRASLWCWGRFSLPNSSSPYWYHRGPLQNFPKTSFCKETVQHYFRAPLTLARKGYGLCKVLWSIEAYVSEGHLLYVSGDCLALGSWDPKLAIAMSPCEDQPCLWMMEIEVPCGLNLRYSYFTKEAKSNFSDVVWKPGPEFSLSVPQHCSATHGKIMVNDSWMEARSDRFPALMWGSWLRELDDIQLPTELDQSLLPSTGSWSILESLKFDGEEWHACSDYIPDLNKAYTTDNEGSGDSIHSERRLDKYSFVDGLFVEEPWFIQLPAVFRDLVGDKVTDQVSGECDLLEFPDDGVAGNTEKEAVRKESKPTQIVQFVNTVILINSSICTMQRVAILEDEKLVELLLEPVKNNVQCGSVYLGVVTKLVPHMGGAFVDIGTSRPSLMEIKLSREPYVYPPFRCTDKGTEDDFSEMELQHGSLLHEDPEEQEDEEDELETSDSLKWKRIAGTDTWTGGSLGEPELEDCFGGNVQHVETELASELPVLASHNCDEVTQSHHAAPAKVMNPLNDNFASNKWRNVQKGTKVIVQVIKEELGTKGPALSAYPNLRSRFWVLSTRCARIGVSKKISGLERTRLKLIAKTLQPPGFGLTVRTVAAGHSLEELQKDLEGLLSTWKDIVEHAQAAVLAADEGVDGAVPVILHRAIGQTLSVVQDYFNEKVSSMVVDSPRTYHEVASYLQEVAPDLCGRVELYTKKVPIFDEYGIEEEINNILSKRVPLPNGGSLVIEQTEALVSIDVNGGHGMLGHGTSQQQAILDVNLVAARQIARELRLRDIGGIIVVDFIDMLDESNKRLVYEEIKKAVERDRSLVKISELSRHGLMEITRKRVRPSVTFMISEPCSCCHGTGRVEALETLFSKIEHEISRLLATMTEKPNTENAKSWPKFVLRVDRYMCNYLTSGKKTKLGVLSSSLKVWILLKVARGFGRGEFEVKAFADGKVNDEHEPATISRLHSTAPRSYMPNTKLTLFPVKKLKGQRR, from the exons ATGGAGGTTATTGAAGCTTTCCCTCCCCGCTTTGCTCTGGGGTGCATCCCTCGGCGAGCGAGCCTTTGGTGCTGGGGGAGGTTTTCGTTGCCGAACTCCTCCTCTCC GTATTGGTACCATCGAGGACCCTTGCAGAATTTTCCTAAAACCTCTTTCTGTAAAGAGACTGTTCAGCATTATTTTAGGGCTCCCTTGACATTAGCACGAAAAG GGTATGGACTCTGTAAAGTACTATGGAGCATAGAGGCTTATGTATCTGAAGGCCATCTTTTGTATGTATCTGGTGATTGTTTAGCCTTAGGCAGCTGGGATCCGAAATTGGCTATTGCAATGTCTCCTTGTGAAGATCAACCCTGCTTGTGGATGATGGAAATAGAG GTTCCTTGTGGTCTAAACTTGAGATACAGTTATTTCACCAAAGAAGCAAAATCCAACTTTTCTGATGTTGTTTGGAAACCAGGACCTGAGTTTTCCTTGTCTGTACCGCAACACTGCAGTGCCACACATGGCAAGATCATGGTTAATGACTCTTGGATGGAAGCTAGAAGTGACAGGTTTCCAGCTCTTATGTGGGGATCATGGCTCAGGGAACTCGATGATATTCAGTTGCCCACAGAATTGGATCAATCTCTTTTGCCAAGTACAG GTAGTTGGAGCATTTTGGAAAGTCTTAAGTTTGATGGTGAAGAATGGCATGCATGTTCAGATTATATTCCTGATTTGAACAAGGCATACACCACTGATAATGAAGGGTCAGGTGACAGTATTCATTCAGAAAGAAGGTTGGATAAATATTCTTTTGTGGATGGTCTGTTTGTTGAGGAGCCATGGTTCATTCAGCTCCCTGCTGTGTTTCGTGATTTAGTGGGTGATAAAGTAACTGATCAAGTCTCTGGAGAATGTGACCTCCTTGAGTTTCCTGATGATGGAGTGGCTGGCAATACAGAAAAAGAGGCAGTTAGAAAAGAAAGTAAACCAACTCAGATTGTGCAGTTTGTCAATACTGTTATATTGATCAATTCTTCCATTTGTACTATGCAAAGAGTAGCCATTTTAGAAGATGAAAAACTGGTTGAATTGTTACTAGAACCAGTAAAAAATAATGTACAGTGTGGTAGTGTTTATCTTGGTGTGGTTACAAAACTTGTTCCCCATATGGGTGGTGCTTTTGTGGATATTGGTACTTCCCGACCTTCACTTATGGAAATAAAGCTAAGCAGGGAGCCATATGTCTACCCTCCATTCCGTTGTACAGATAAAGGGACTGAAG ATGATTTCTCAGAGATGGAGCTTCAGCATGGCTCTTTGCTGCATGAAGATCCTGAGGAgcaggaagatgaagaagatgagcTTGAGACTTCAGACTCCTTGAAGTGGAAAAGAATTGCAGGTACAGATACTTGGACTGGTGGATCCCTTGGCGAGCCTGAATTGGAAGACTGTTTTGGGGGGAATGTTCAGCATGTAGAGACTGAACTCGCTAGTGAACTTCCAGTTCTAGCATCACATAATTGTGATGAGGTTACACAGTCTCATCATGCTGCACCAGCTAAGgtaatgaatccattgaatgacAATTTTGCTTCTAATAAGTGGAGGAATGTTCAGAAAGGCACCAAAGTGATTGTGCAAGTTATCAAAGAGGAGCTTGGTACGAAAGGTCCTGCTCTATCTGCTTATCCAAACTTAAGAAGCAGATTCTGG GTGTTGAGCACTCGTTGTGCAAGAATTGGGGTTTCAAAGAAGATATCAGGACTTGAAAGGACACGGTTGAAACTCATTGCTAAAACACTGCAGCCTCCTGGTTTTGGATTAACTGTAAGAACTGTTGCAGCTGGACATTCATTGGAGGAATTGCAAAAGGACCTGGAGGGTTTGCTTTCTACATGGAAAGATATAGTTGAACATGCACAAGCTGCTGTTCTTGCTGCTGATGAGGGGGTTGATGGTGCAGTCCCTGTCATTTTACACAGAGCAATCGGTCAAACATTATCTGTTGTGCAAGATTATTTCAATGAGAAG GTCAGCAGCATGGTTGTTGATTCTCCCCGGACATATCATGAG GTTGCTAGTTATCTTCAAGAAGTTGCTCCAGATCTGTGCGGAAGAGTTGAGTTATATACCAAAAAAGTTCCTATATTTGATGAATATGGTATTGAAGAGGAGATCAACAATATCCTGAGTAAAAG GGTTCCACTTCCAAATGGAGGCTCGCTAGTCATTGAGCAAACTGAGGCCTTAGTTTCAATTGATGTGAATGGGGGCCACGGGATGCTTGGTCATGGGACATCACAACAACAAGCTATCCTTGATGTTAATCTTGTTGCAGCAAGGCAG ATTGCAAGGGAGTTACGTCTCAGGGATATTGGTGGCATTATTGTCGTTgattttattgatatgcttgaTGAAT CAAATAAAAGATTGGTATACGAGGAAATCAAGAAAGCTGTTGAGAGGGACCGGTCATTGGTGAAAATTTCTGAATTGTCTAGACATGGCCTAATggaaataacaagaaaaagg GTCCGTCCAAGTGTTACATTTATGATTAGTGAGCCATGCAGTTGCTGCCATGGTACTGGACGTGTTGAAGCCTTAGAAACattgttttccaaaattgaGCATGAAATATCCCGCTTACTT GCTACAATGACTGAGAAGCCCAATACTGAAAATGCAAAGTCGTGGCCTAAATTTGTTTTAAGAGTAGATCGCTACATGTGCAACTATTTGACCTCCGGAAAGAAGACTAAGCTTGGAGTCCTTAGCAGCTCTCTCAAAGTGTGGATTCTTCTAAAG GTTGCAAGAGGTTTTGGTCGGGGAGAATTTGAGGTCAAGGCATTTGCTGATGGTAAGGTCAATGATGAGCATGAGCCGGCAACTATTTCCAGGCTGCATTCAACCGCACCTCGTTCTTACATGCCAAATACAAAATTAACTCTGTTTCCAGTGAAGAAATTGAAGGGACAACGTAGATGA